From the genome of Haloterrigena sp. KLK7, one region includes:
- a CDS encoding NAD(P)-dependent oxidoreductase, producing the protein MASSAPRLVEPKSRQNVLVTGSYGEAGEAVRKYLIGSDEYKFTLLDREDHPEYETHVADVSDYEAIRPGFEDQDAVIHLAAQSDAGADLEEVVQPNIAGTTTVLEAAKDAGVEKVIYASSQRAMGLYEEEHAPELYEEDHDLLLDHETLPKPDGFYGATKVFGEHMGRVYANRNGAPSQFYSLRISSVRTVEYDHPYGDAERGVDRGEEHNVDEDEVWDQSQTGSWERGSDEYEEMVKRLKATWTSQRDFAHLLECCLEDESVTYDTFYAVSDNAARWFDTEHAKEVLGYEPQDDASVWDSPPKTESVAQPSD; encoded by the coding sequence ATAGCGTCATCGGCTCCTCGGTTAGTAGAACCAAAGTCTAGGCAGAACGTGTTAGTCACGGGTTCGTACGGCGAAGCCGGGGAAGCGGTGCGGAAATATCTCATCGGGAGTGACGAGTACAAATTCACGCTGCTCGACCGAGAGGATCACCCCGAATACGAGACTCACGTCGCGGACGTCAGCGATTACGAGGCGATTCGACCCGGCTTCGAGGACCAGGACGCGGTAATCCACCTCGCTGCCCAGTCCGACGCCGGTGCGGACCTCGAGGAAGTCGTGCAGCCGAACATCGCCGGTACGACTACCGTTCTCGAGGCGGCGAAAGACGCGGGCGTCGAGAAAGTGATCTACGCCTCCTCGCAGCGGGCGATGGGACTTTACGAGGAGGAACACGCGCCGGAACTCTACGAGGAGGACCACGATCTGCTGCTGGATCACGAGACGCTGCCCAAGCCCGACGGCTTCTACGGTGCGACGAAGGTCTTCGGCGAGCACATGGGCCGTGTCTACGCGAACCGGAACGGAGCGCCGTCGCAGTTCTACTCGCTGCGCATCTCGAGCGTGCGAACCGTGGAGTACGATCACCCCTACGGCGACGCCGAGCGCGGCGTCGACCGCGGCGAGGAGCACAACGTCGACGAGGACGAGGTCTGGGACCAGTCTCAGACGGGCTCGTGGGAGCGCGGCAGCGACGAGTACGAGGAAATGGTGAAGCGGTTGAAGGCTACTTGGACCTCGCAGCGGGACTTCGCACACCTCCTCGAGTGCTGTCTCGAGGACGAGTCGGTGACCTACGACACGTTCTACGCGGTCAGCGACAACGCTGCGCGGTGGTTCGACACCGAGCACGCGAAGGAGGTCCTCGGCTACGAGCCGCAAGACGACGCCTCGGTGTGGGACAGTCCGCCCAAAACCGAGAGCGTGGCCCAGCCGTCAGATTAG
- the rdfA gene encoding rod-determining factor RdfA, whose translation MTDRSSSTDSEAVCTCKLGRVATQYELAGLDDDLVAYWTGDGDEQRSTRELATYVNHRVLEAALEDADIPPKEGEVENTYRLLTDDDVSSGTQVQTRNELQRDGVPIDRVESDFVSHQTVYNHLTDCLGAKLETPSDEERLERSSEKLGALQNRTAAVTTDTVAQLERNDVVAIGDFDVTVSITVTCEDCLQEYTIRELLNNQACDCHTVETDDA comes from the coding sequence GTGACAGATCGTTCCAGTTCGACCGATTCGGAGGCAGTGTGTACGTGTAAGCTCGGCCGAGTCGCGACGCAGTACGAGCTCGCGGGCCTCGACGACGACCTGGTCGCCTACTGGACCGGCGACGGGGACGAACAGCGCAGCACGCGCGAGCTCGCGACCTACGTCAATCACCGCGTTCTCGAGGCCGCGCTCGAGGACGCGGACATTCCGCCCAAAGAGGGCGAAGTCGAGAACACCTACCGGCTGTTGACCGACGACGACGTCAGCAGCGGGACACAGGTTCAGACGCGAAACGAACTCCAGCGAGACGGCGTTCCGATCGACCGAGTCGAATCGGACTTCGTCTCCCACCAGACGGTCTATAACCACCTCACTGACTGTCTCGGCGCGAAACTCGAGACTCCGAGCGACGAGGAACGGCTGGAGCGAAGCAGCGAAAAGCTCGGCGCGCTGCAGAATCGGACCGCGGCCGTCACGACGGACACCGTCGCCCAACTCGAGCGCAACGACGTCGTCGCCATCGGCGACTTCGACGTGACCGTCTCTATCACGGTGACCTGCGAGGACTGTCTCCAAGAGTATACTATCAGGGAACTCCTCAACAACCAAGCATGTGATTGCCATACAGTGGAAACGGACGACGCGTAA